Proteins encoded by one window of Candidatus Methylomirabilota bacterium:
- a CDS encoding 4Fe-4S dicluster domain-containing protein, translated as MARTLAMFTDVSLCIGCRACQVACKQWNQLAPEEPEWTGSYQNHPHFTDKSYRLVRFFEETDAKGQMKQWHMMSDVCKHCAQAGCLEACPTGAIYRTEYGTVNINQDICNGCRYCVSACPFGVVAFNHDTGTATKCTFCNDRIHNGLGPACAKACPTESIKFGFRDELAVKAKQRVEELRKLGYKDAQLYGEDKAGALGGLNAFFLLLGKPSVYGLPEKPKLPQRNVIADSLLSIGSALVVGLGALLAFRGRGAKEGD; from the coding sequence ATGGCGCGCACGCTCGCGATGTTCACGGACGTCTCGCTGTGCATCGGCTGCCGCGCCTGCCAGGTCGCCTGCAAGCAGTGGAACCAGCTCGCGCCCGAAGAGCCCGAGTGGACGGGCTCCTACCAGAACCACCCGCACTTCACCGACAAGAGCTACCGCCTCGTGCGGTTCTTCGAGGAGACCGACGCCAAGGGGCAGATGAAGCAGTGGCACATGATGTCCGACGTCTGCAAGCACTGCGCGCAGGCCGGCTGTCTTGAGGCGTGCCCGACCGGCGCGATCTACCGGACCGAGTACGGGACGGTGAACATCAACCAGGACATCTGCAACGGCTGCCGCTACTGCGTGTCGGCGTGCCCGTTCGGCGTCGTGGCCTTCAATCACGACACGGGGACCGCGACGAAGTGCACCTTCTGCAACGACCGGATCCACAACGGCCTCGGCCCCGCGTGCGCCAAGGCGTGCCCGACCGAGTCGATCAAGTTCGGCTTCCGTGACGAGCTCGCCGTCAAGGCGAAGCAGCGGGTCGAGGAGCTGAGGAAGCTCGGCTACAAGGACGCCCAGCTCTACGGCGAGGACAAGGCGGGCGCGCTCGGCGGCCTGAACGCATTCTTCCTGCTGCTCGGCAAGCCGTCGGTGTACGGGCTGCCCGAGAAGCCGAAGCTGCCGCAGCGGAACGTCATCGCCGACTCGCTGCTGTCCATC
- the fdnG gene encoding formate dehydrogenase-N subunit alpha, producing MSLSRRDFLRYGVATASTAAASGAIDLSPVEAAATSLRIKEAKAVPGVCPYCAVGCAQLIYVRDGKIVDIEGDPDAPHTEGALCPKGSSTYQLSLNERRISKCLYRAPGSDTWEEKPLDWMMAEIAKRVRKTRDETFVETAKVGDKTVTVNRCEGIAWLGSSVLDNEENYLIAKLSRGLGLVNLENSARLCHSATVPALGATFGRGAMTTNLIDVQYADVIMPTSNWAECHPVSYKWVMKAKERGAKIIHVDPRFTRTSATADIHVPIRSGTNIVFFGALIRYAIEKKKYFHDYVVAFTNAPLLLDPSFKTPADLDGLFSGYDRAKRSYDQSSWKYQLDADGYPRQDTTLRDPHCVFQYLRRHYARYTAEMVERVCGINKALFLKVADIYCSASGPDKTATVSYALQLNQSTNGVQQIRALCMLQLILGNIGRPGGGVVALRGHSNVQGATDFGTLYHMLPGYPAEPLQGPHQSLMEYLEKTTPKGGYWVNNPKFVVSLLKAWWGPAATKENDFAYDYLPKREKADAYSHQHFIVGMLQKKVKGFIVMGQNPAVDTPNAKMSRQAVRSLDWLVVVDLFETDTAAVWKEPGVDPKSSQVEVFFIPGAPAAEKDGSITNTMRMAQWHVKAVEPPGDARSDAAFIVDLGNRLKALYKGSKAKKDRPVLDLVWDYQPQGPKQEPTMELVLKECNGYATADITDKDGKLQYKQGEPVKTFAVLRDDGLTACGNWIYSGIYPEEGKNLALRREKPKGGDYLAHGWGFVWPANRRILYNRASANAAGKPWSEKKKLIWWDAEQKKWVGNDVPDFPGTMAPDAPRQKEGPFKGIGGVDAFIMNPHGKGQFFASVLDGPFPEHYEPFESPTKNLLSKVNNNPVAKVYDIGDLNKLGTPDKYPYILTTYRLTEHHAAGMSRHVPWLSELFFGHFAEIGSEMAKELGIQNGDMITVETPRAAIKVQALVTERIKPFVINGKKVYQVGIPWHWGYQGVMRSARGDITNDLVASLGDPTTFIQESKALLCNVRKGVA from the coding sequence TCCGTACTGCGCCGTCGGGTGCGCGCAGCTCATCTACGTCCGGGACGGCAAGATCGTCGATATCGAGGGTGATCCGGACGCGCCCCACACCGAGGGCGCGCTCTGTCCGAAGGGCTCGTCGACCTACCAGCTCTCGCTCAACGAGCGTCGCATCAGCAAGTGCCTGTACCGCGCGCCCGGGAGCGACACGTGGGAGGAGAAGCCGCTCGACTGGATGATGGCCGAGATCGCCAAGCGGGTGAGGAAGACCCGCGACGAGACCTTCGTGGAGACCGCGAAGGTGGGCGACAAGACCGTCACCGTCAACCGGTGCGAGGGTATCGCCTGGCTCGGCTCCTCCGTCCTCGACAACGAGGAGAACTACCTGATCGCCAAGCTCTCGCGCGGCTTGGGCCTGGTGAACCTCGAGAACTCCGCGCGCCTCTGCCACTCCGCCACCGTGCCCGCGCTCGGCGCGACCTTCGGCCGCGGCGCGATGACCACCAACCTGATCGACGTCCAGTACGCCGACGTCATCATGCCGACGTCGAACTGGGCCGAGTGCCACCCGGTCAGCTACAAGTGGGTGATGAAGGCCAAGGAGCGCGGCGCGAAGATCATCCACGTCGACCCGCGGTTCACCCGGACCTCCGCGACGGCGGACATCCACGTGCCGATCCGTTCGGGCACGAACATCGTCTTCTTCGGCGCGCTGATCCGCTACGCGATCGAGAAGAAGAAGTACTTCCACGACTACGTCGTGGCCTTCACGAACGCGCCGCTCCTCCTCGATCCGAGCTTCAAGACCCCGGCGGACCTCGACGGGCTCTTCAGCGGCTACGACCGGGCCAAGCGGAGCTACGACCAGTCGTCATGGAAGTATCAGCTCGACGCGGACGGGTATCCCAGGCAGGACACGACGCTCCGCGACCCCCACTGTGTCTTCCAGTACCTGCGCCGCCACTACGCGCGCTACACGGCGGAGATGGTGGAGCGGGTCTGCGGGATCAACAAGGCCCTGTTCCTGAAGGTGGCCGACATCTACTGCTCGGCCTCCGGGCCCGACAAGACGGCGACGGTCTCCTATGCGCTGCAGCTCAACCAGTCGACCAACGGCGTGCAGCAGATCCGCGCGCTCTGCATGCTCCAGCTGATTCTCGGGAACATCGGTCGTCCCGGGGGCGGTGTGGTCGCGCTCCGCGGCCACTCGAACGTCCAGGGCGCGACGGACTTCGGGACCCTCTACCACATGCTGCCCGGCTATCCGGCGGAGCCCCTGCAGGGGCCGCATCAGTCGCTCATGGAGTACCTCGAGAAGACCACGCCGAAGGGGGGCTACTGGGTCAACAACCCGAAGTTCGTCGTGAGCCTGCTCAAGGCCTGGTGGGGGCCGGCCGCGACGAAGGAGAACGACTTCGCCTACGACTACCTGCCCAAGCGCGAGAAGGCGGACGCCTACTCGCACCAGCACTTCATCGTCGGGATGCTGCAGAAGAAGGTCAAGGGGTTCATCGTCATGGGCCAGAACCCGGCGGTGGACACCCCCAACGCGAAGATGTCGCGGCAGGCCGTGCGCAGTCTGGACTGGCTCGTGGTGGTCGATCTCTTCGAGACCGACACCGCGGCGGTCTGGAAAGAGCCGGGGGTCGATCCGAAGTCGTCGCAGGTCGAGGTCTTCTTCATCCCCGGCGCGCCCGCCGCGGAAAAGGACGGGTCGATCACCAACACGATGCGGATGGCCCAGTGGCACGTGAAGGCGGTCGAGCCGCCCGGCGACGCGCGCTCGGACGCGGCCTTCATCGTCGACCTCGGCAACCGGCTGAAGGCGCTCTACAAGGGGTCGAAGGCGAAGAAGGACCGCCCGGTCCTCGATCTCGTGTGGGATTACCAGCCCCAGGGGCCCAAGCAGGAGCCCACCATGGAGCTGGTCCTCAAGGAGTGCAACGGCTACGCGACCGCCGACATCACGGACAAGGACGGCAAGCTCCAATACAAGCAGGGCGAGCCCGTCAAGACGTTCGCGGTCCTGCGGGACGACGGGCTCACCGCCTGCGGCAACTGGATCTACAGCGGGATCTATCCCGAAGAGGGCAAGAACCTCGCGCTGCGCCGCGAGAAGCCCAAGGGCGGGGACTACCTGGCCCACGGCTGGGGCTTCGTGTGGCCCGCGAACCGGCGGATCCTCTACAACCGCGCATCGGCCAACGCCGCCGGCAAGCCGTGGAGCGAGAAGAAGAAGCTCATCTGGTGGGACGCCGAGCAGAAGAAGTGGGTCGGCAACGACGTGCCCGACTTCCCGGGGACCATGGCGCCCGACGCGCCCCGGCAGAAGGAGGGCCCGTTCAAGGGCATCGGCGGCGTCGACGCGTTCATCATGAATCCCCACGGCAAGGGGCAGTTCTTCGCCTCGGTGTTGGACGGCCCCTTCCCCGAGCACTACGAGCCGTTCGAGTCGCCGACGAAGAACCTCCTGTCGAAGGTCAACAACAACCCGGTGGCGAAGGTGTACGACATCGGCGACCTGAACAAGCTCGGGACGCCGGACAAGTATCCCTACATCCTGACCACCTATCGGCTCACGGAGCACCACGCCGCCGGCATGTCGCGCCACGTGCCGTGGCTCTCCGAGCTGTTCTTCGGCCACTTCGCGGAGATCGGGTCCGAGATGGCGAAGGAGCTGGGGATCCAGAACGGCGACATGATCACGGTGGAGACGCCGCGGGCCGCGATCAAGGTGCAGGCCCTCGTCACCGAGCGGATCAAGCCGTTCGTCATCAACGGCAAGAAGGTCTACCAGGTCGGCATCCCCTGGCACTGGGGCTACCAGGGCGTGATGAGGTCCGCGCGGGGCGACATCACGAACGACCTGGTCGCGAGCCTCGGAGACCCCACGACGTTCATCCAGGAGTCCAAGGCGCTCCTCTGTAACGTCCGGAAGGGGGTGGCGTAG